Genomic segment of Azospirillum brasilense:
CGTGTTTCGGGAGCCGCCGGCATCGCGGCCGGCGACATCGCCGTCCTGGCGGAGCGGCTGCGCAAGGCGCGCTACGCCGTCGTGGCCTGGGCCGCCGCTGCTTTTGCAAGCCCGCACGCCGACCTGACGGTGGAACGGCTGGTCGGTCTTGTGCGCGACGCGAACCGGCACACACGCTGCGCCGGTCTGCCGCTGGCCGGGTACGACAATGTGGTCGGGGTCAATCAGGTCTGCACGTGGCGCTTCGGTGTGCCGCTGCGCACGTCTCTCGCCGGAGGGGTGCCGCTGCACGATCCCCACCGCTTCGCCTGGATGCGCTATGCGGATGTGGCGGACACCGTCGTCTGGGTGTCAGCCTTCCGGCCGGAGGTGCCCACCTTTTCCGCGGGGCAGACCGTCGTCGCCCTGGCCCCGCCGGGAACGGTTTTTACCGACGAACCGGCGGTGTTCATCCCCATCGGCACGCCGGGCATTGACCACCCGGCCCAAGTCTTCCGCAGCGACACGGTGGTCGCCCTACGCGCGCGGGGCCTGATCGACCGTGGCTTGCCGGATGGCGCAACCGTCCTGAAGGCCATCGCCACCGCCCTGCCGCAGGAGGCCCCCGCATGCTGACGAAACTCGCCGGGGGGCGTATTTACGATCCGGCCAACGGGCGCGACGGCGCGGTGGGCGACCTGTTCGTCCGGGACGGGCGGATCGTCGCCGATCCCGGACCCAGCTCGGCGCCGGACGAGGTGCACGACCTGACCGGGCGGGTCGTGATGGCCGGCGCCATCGACATCCACAGCCACATCGCCGGCGGAAAGGTCAACATCGCGCGCCTGCTGATGGCGGAGGAGCATCGCGCGGCAGCGGAGGGGCCTTGCGGATGCGTCGGCCTCGCCACCCCGTCCACACACGCCACCGGCTGCCGCTACGCCCAGATGGGCTACACGGCGGCCTTCGAGCCGGCGATGCTGCCGAGCAACGCCCGCCACGCGCATCTGGAAATGGCCGACATTCCGCTGATCGACACCGGCGGCTATCTGGTGCTGGGCAACGACGACCTGCTGCTGGAGCTTCTCGCTTCCGGCGCCGGGGAGGAGGCGGTGGCCGATTACGTCGGCTTCATGCTGAACGCCACGCGCAGCCTCGCCGTCAAGGCGGTGAATCCCGGCGGCATCAACGCTTTCAAATACAACCAGCGCCGCCTCGACGTGGATGAGAACGGTCCATTTCATGCCATCACGCCGCGCCGCATCCTCACCGCCCTGGCTGGGGCGGTGCAGCGGCTGGGGATTCCGCACCCACTGCATCTGCACGGCTTCAACCTGGGTGTTCCCGGCAACGTCGAGGCGACGCTCGACAGCATCGCGGCGGTCGATGGTCTGCGGCTCCACCTCACCCACGTCCAGTTCCACGCCTACGGAATGGAAGGCGACCGGAAATTCTCCTCCGCCGCCGCGCGGGTGGCCGAGGCGGTCAACCGCCGGCCCAACATCTCGGTGGATGTCGGGCAGATCATGTTCGGCCAGACGGTGACCGCGTCGGCCGACACCATGGCGCAGATGAACAACGCCGGGCTCGCCCACCCGAAGAAATGGGTGATGATGGACATCGAATGCGACGCCGGCTGCGGCGTCGTGCCCTTCCGCTACCGCGACAAGGCCTTCGTCAACGCGCTGCAATGGGCGATCGGGCTGGAGCTGTTCCTGCTGATCGAGGACCCCTGGCGGATATTCCTCACCACCGACCACCCGAACGGCGCGCCCTTCACCAGCTATCCCGAGCTGATCCGCCTGCTGATGGACCGCGATCACCGCCTCGCCCGGATGGCGGAGCTGCACCCGGCGTTGCCGGAACACACCATCCTGGGGTCGCTGACGCGCGAGTATTCGCTGGGCGAGATCGCCACCATGACCCGCGCCGCGCCGGCGCGCATCCTGGGCCTGACCGACCGCGGCCATCTCGGGCCGAGGGCGGTCGCCGACATCACCGTCTACACCGACCGGCCGGACCGCCGCGCCATGTTCGAAAAGCCGGACCTCGTCTTCAAGGACGGCCGGCTGATCGTCTGCGACGGCGTGGTGGTGGCGGTCCTCCAGGGGCGCACGCATGTGGTCGAGCCCGCCTACGATCCAAAGATCGAATCCTGGATGGCGCGCCGCTTCGACGAGCGGATGGGTCAGCGGCTGACGCATTTCCGCATCGCGGAGGAGGAAATCCGCGGTGGCACCGGCCTGATCCGCCACGCCTGCCAGCCCGGAGTTTTCTGATGAGGCTGAACGGCGTCCACATCGAGGACACCTTCGCCGAGGCCTTTCCCATGCTCGGCACGCGATTGGTGATCACCGCGGACACGCCGGACTGGGTCCAGGCGGCGGTGGTCAGCATGACGGGCTTCGCCACCTCGGTCATCGCCTGCGGCTGCGAGGCGGCGCTGGAGCGCGTGTTGCCATCCGATGAAACCCCGGACTCCCGGCCCGGCGCCGCGGTTCTGCTGTTCGCCATGTCCAAGGCGGAACTGGCGAAGCAGGTGGCCCGCCGCGTCGGGCAGTGCGTCATGACCTGCCCTGGGACGGCCTGCTACGCCGGGCTGCGGGAGGGTACCGTAATTCCCCTTGGCAACGCGCTGCGCTATTTCGGCGACGGCTGGCAGATCGCCAAGCGGGTCGGCGGCCGGCGCTATTGGCGCATCCCGGTCATGGACGGCGAGTTCCTGTGCGAGGCGGCCACCGCGGCGGTAGACGGCGTCGGCGGCGGCAACTTCATCATCCTGGCGGCGGACCGCCGCGCCGGACTGGCAGCGGCGCAGGCCGCGGTCCTGGCGATCCGCGAATTGCCGGGTGCCATCCTGCCCTTTCCCGGTGGGGTGGTCCGCTCCGGCTCCAAGATCGGCGGCAAGTACAAGGGGATGATCGCCTCCACCAACACCGCCTTCTGCCCGACCCTGCGGGCGGCGGTGCCGGTCTCGCTGGTGCCGGAGGGGGTGGAGTCCATCCTCGAACTGGTCATCGACGGGGTGAGCGAGGCGGCGGTCGCCGCCGCCATGCGCGCGGGGATCGCCGCGGTGGCGGATCTCGGCGCCGCGGGTGGGGTGGTGTCGGTCACCGCCGGCAATTACGGCGGCAAGCTCGGCCGTTACCAATTCCGGCTGCATGAGGTGATGGCATGAGCGGCATCGTCCTCACCATTCGAGACCCTGCCGGTCCGCCCATCGACATGACCGGCGTCCTGCCCGAACGGCTGGCCGAGGGCGGGCGGGAGGCGCTGGCCGGGCTGACGCTGCTCCGCGGTCGGGAGCGCCATCGGCTGGACGCGCTGTTCGCGCTGGAGGACGGTGGCCCGACCGGCGTCCTGATCCTGCGTCCCGGCGGTGCGGTGCTCGACGGGGTGGGGACCGGCATGACCACCGGGGAACTCCGGGTCGAGGGGGAGTGCGGCGCCTACACCGGCAGCGCCATGCGCGGCGGTGCGCTGAACGTCGTGGGCAACTGCGGCGCCTTTGCCGCCGCCGAAATGTCCGGCGGGCGCCTGCGCATCGCGGGCGATGCCGGGGACTTCCTGGGGGCGCCGCTGGCCGGCGGCACGCGTGGCATGAGCGGCGGCTCCGTCGTCGTCATGGGCAATGCCGGCGACCGTGTCGGCGAGCGGATGCGCCGTGGACTGATCGCCGTCCACGGACGGGTGGGGAGCCTGTGCGGCGCCCGGATGATCGCCGGGACCATCGTCGTCGGTGCCGGTTGCGGACCCGATGCGGGGCAGGCCATGCGCCGCGGCTCCATCCTGCTGCCGCGGGAGCCGGAGGCCGTTCCGTCCGGCTTCGTCGATGGCGGCATGAACGACTGGCTGTTTCTGAAGCTGATGCGGAAGGAGCTGATCGATGGCGGGGCATGGCCCAGTGGATTCCCAACCGCCGGAACCCGTGCCCGGCGCCTTATCGGCGACCGGTCGGCCGGGGGGATCGGAGAGGTGCTTGTTCTTGCGGACGCGTAGCGGGCGCGCACTTGTGAGGCGGGCCGCCGCCCTTCTGACCATCGCCGCGGCGCTTCTGCTCGGGAGCCCGGCGTGGGCCGCCGATCCGCTGGTGGTCCGCATCGGCTATCTGACCCGCGCGGAGGAGCCGCGGATTCCCCAAACCTTCCTCGAACCGGTGTCGGAGGACGAGGGCGTCCAGGGCGCCCGCCTCGCCATCGCCGACAACAACACGACGGGGCGGTTCCTCAACCAGCGCTTCGATCTGGTCGAGGTGACGGTGCCGGAGGACGGGCGCGTCGAGGACGCTGTGCGCGACCTCGCCGGGCAGGGCGTGCGGCTGCTCGTCGCCGACCTGAAGGAGGACGCCCTGCTCGCTGCGGCGGCGGCGCCCGAGGCGGCCGACATGCTGATCTTCAACACCCGCGCCCCGGACGACGACCTGCGCAACGAGCGCTGCCGCGCCAACCTGCTGCATGTGACGCCCAGCCGACGGATGCAGGCCGACGCGCTGGCCCAGTATCTCGCGTCGCGGAAATGGATGAACTGGCTGCTGGTGGTCGGGCGGACGCCGGAGGACGCCGCCTACGCCGACGCGATCCGCGCCGCCGCCAAGCGCTACCGCGCCCGGATCGTCGAGGAGAAGCGCTGGGCCTTCGAGGACGCGAACCGCCGCGTCGACACCGGCCACGTCACCGTGCAGTCGGAAATCCTCACCTTCACCCAGGGCACCGAGCACGACGTGCTGGTCGTCGCCGACGAGGCGGACGGATTCGGCGAGTATCTGCTCTACCAGACATGGCTGCCCCGCCCGGTCGTCGGCACCCATGGGCTCGTCCCGACCGCGTGGTCGCGCGTGCATGAGCAGTGGGGGGCGACGCAGATCCACAGCCGCTTCGAGCGGCAGGCCGGGCGCTGGATGCGGCCGCGCGACTACACCGCCTGGATGGCCGTCCGCGCGGTGGGCGAGGCGGCGACGCGCACCAAGTCCGCCGACCCCGCGGCGCTTGCCGCCTTCGTGCGCGGCCCGGACTTTACCCTGCCGGCCTTCAAGGGGCAGGGCCTGACCTTCCGGGAGTGGGACGGGCAGCTACGGCAGCCGGTGCTGCTGGCCGGGCCGCGGGTGCTCGTCTCGGTGTCGCCGCAGCCGGGCTACCTGCACCAGTTCTCGGAACTCGACACGCTCGGCGACGATCGCCCGGAAAGCCGGTGCCGCAACCGCTGAGAGAAGCCCCGGCAGGGGGCAACCATGGGAGGGAACGTCATGTCGTTAACCGGAGGAGCCGCCCGGATCGGCGCTTTAGCGTTGCTGGGCTTCGCCGTCGCCCAGCCCGCGCAGGCGGACACGATCTTCGTGTCGAACGAGAAGAGCAACACCGTCTCGGTGGTGGACGGCGGTAAGCTGCAGGTGGTCGCCACGATCAAGGTCGGCCGCCGGCCGCGCGGCATCACCTTCAACGAGGACATGACGCGGATCTTCGTCTGCGTCGGCGACGACAACCGGATCGACGTCATCGACGTGGCGACCCAGAAGGTCGTCGATCGGCTGCCCTCCGGCCCCGATCCGGAGCTGTTCGTGCTGGACCCGCAGGGGCACCGGCTCTACGTCGCCAACGAGGACGATAACATGGTCTCGGTGGTGGACATCGCGAGCAAGAAGATCATCGGCGAAATCCAGGTGGGGGTGGAGCCGGAGGGCATGGGCGTCAGCCCGGACGGCAAGATCCTGGTGAACACGTCCGAAACGACGAACATGGCCCATTTCATCGACACGGAGTCGCACAAGATCATCGACAACGTGCTGGTCGATGCGCGTCCGCGCGTCGCTCAGTTCACCGGGGATGGGCGGTTCGTCTGGGTGTCATCCGAGGTTGGCGGGACGGTCAGCGTCATCGACGCGGCCTCGCGCAAGCTCGTTCATAAGATCAGCTTCGCGGTCCAGGGTGTGCCGCGCGAATCCATCCAGCCGGTCGGCATCCAGCTGACCAGCGACGGACAGCGGGCCTTCGTCGCCCTCGGTCCGGCCAACCGGGTCGCCGAGATTGACGTCAAGACCTACGAGGTGAAGCGCTACCACCTCGTCGGCCAGCGCGTGTGGAATCTGGCGCTGTCGCCGGACGAGAAGCGCCTCTACACGACGAACGGCGTCAGCAACGACATGTCGGTGATGGATCTGGAGCGCGGCCGGGTCGTGAAGTCGATCTCGGTCGGCGGCGCGCCCTGGGGTGTGATCGTCAAGCCGTGACCTTATAGCCCTCTCCCCAGAGGGGAGAGGGTTTGAACAGCGGCAGTGATGGGCGATGGAGACGACATGGATTGCTTCGAAACGGCGCCTCCAGACCCGCAAGCCCGTTCCGGCGCCGCGGCGGCGGCCCCGGTCCTGGCGGTCGAGGGGCTGAGCCACAGCTTCGGGGCGCGGGCAACGCTGGACGGCGTGTCGTTCGGCGTTCCCGCGGGGCGGTTCACCGTGCTGCTGGGGCTCAACGGCGCCGGCAAGACGACGCTCTTCTCGCTGATTACGCGCCTCTACAACACCCGCCAGGGGAGCATCCGGGTCTTCGGCGCCGACATGCGCCGGCACCCGGCCCAGGCGCTGGCGCGCATCGGCGTGGTGTTCCAGCAGCCCACACTCGACCCGGACCTGACCGTCATCCAGAACCTGCGCTACCACGGCGGGCTGCACGGCTTGGCGTCCGTCGACATCGAAGCCCGGGCGGGGGAGGAACTGGCCCGCATCGGCTTGTCCGAGCGCGCGGACGAGCGGGTGCGCACCCTGTCCGGCGGGCAGCGGCGGCGGGTGGAGATCGCCCGCGCGCTGCTGCATCGCCCGAGCCTGCTGTTGCTGGACGAGCCGACCGTCGGGCTCGACATCGAACTGCGCCGGCAGGTCCTCGACCATGTGCACGATCTCTGCCGGGAGCGCGGGCTGGCCGTGCTGTGGGCGACCCATCTGATCGACGAGGCGCGCGACGGCGACGGCGTCGTGGTGCTGCACCATGGGCGCGTGCTGGCCGCCGGGCGGGTGGAGGAGGTGTGCGCCGCCACCGGCGCCGCGACCCTGGGCGACGCCTTCGCCCGCCTGACGGCGAAGGGGACCCGGGAATGAACGCGACGCTCCACTGGCGTTGCCTGCGCGCGGTCATCGTCCGCGAGGGGCTGCGCTTCGTGCACCAGCGCGAGCGGTTCTTCGCCGCGCTGGTGCGGCCGCTGGTCTGGCTGGCCATCTTCGCGGTGGGGTTCCGGGCTGTCCTCGGCCTGTCGATCATCCCGCCCTACGAGACCTACATCCTCTACGAGGACTACGTGACGCCGGGGCTGGTGGCCATGATCCAGCTCTTCAACGGGATGCAGAGTTCACTGTCCATGGTCTACGACCGCGAGATGGGCAGCATGAAGACCCTGCTGGTCAGCCCGCTGCCGCGCTGGTACCTGCTGGTCTGCAAACTGCTGGCCGGCGTTCTGGTGTCCATCGCCCAAGTCTACGTCTTCCTCGCTATCGCTTGGTTCTGGGGCGTCCAGCCGCCGGAACTCGGCTATCTCGCCGTGCTGCCGGCTCTGGTGCTGAGCGGGCTGATGCTGGGCGCGCTCGGCCTCCTGCTCTCCTCCTTCATCCGGCAGCTGGAGAATTTCGCGGGCGTGATGAACTTCGTCATCTTCCCGATGTTCTTCGCCTCTTCCGCGCTGTATCCGCTGTGGCGCATCCGCGAGGGCAGCCCGACGCTCGCCTGGATCGCCGGGATCAACCCCTTCACCCAAGCCGTCGAGCTGATCCGCTTCGCTCTGTACCTGCAATTCAACGGACCGGCATTCCTGGCCGTCGCCGCGTGCCTCGCGCTGTTCCTGGGCGGAGCGATCCTCGCCTACGATCCCGGGCGGGGCTTCTGGGCCCGCCGCGGCGGCCCGGCGGAACAGGGGTGACACGACGGGTGGAACCGGCCCCGGCGACCTGCGGTTGATGGCACAGACGACCGTCCGGTCATCCCGCCGGGCGGGCTCGGGTGGAGGAAACGTCATGACGGGACATTCCGACAAGTCTCAGGACCAGCCGCGCGGCGAGAAGAGCGTTCTCGGCAGCGAGCAGGAATTCAAGAAGGACCAACCGCAGGACGCCGGGCGGGACGAGCGGGCGAAGGAGGACATCGGCCGCATGGGCGAAGCGTCCCGCCAGAACCGCGGCACGAAGGACGCGGGTTAGCAGCGCCCGATCGTTCCCAGATTCGTCCAAAATCACCCTGGAGGACAGGTCGATGAAACATCTGCACATCCTGGCCGGTGCGTCTCTGCTGGCCCTCGCGTCGGCCGCGGCGGCGGTTCCGGCGTCGGCCCAAACCACGGGCGGCGCGATGCCTCAGGGCTCCGGAAGCCAAAGCTCCAGCCCATCGACCGGTGCTCTGCCGGACAACTCCCTGGCCGGGCAACGGCAGGGCACCGTCGGCGGCGGGGTCACTCAAGGCGGCGGACAAAGCGGCACGTCCGGCACCTCCATGCCTGACTCGCCGACGTCCGGTGCGTCGGGCGGTTCCACGAGCGGCACCGGCGCTCTGCCGGACAATTCCCTGGCCGGACAGCGGCAGGGCACCATCGGCGGCGGCTCGGTGACGCAGGGTGGCAACGCCACCTCCCAACCGCCGAAGCAGGGGTCCGGGCAGTAGCGGGGCGTGGGTTCAACCGTTGAGGGGCTGTCTCGGGACGGCGTTGCGGACCGCGGCCAGCGCGGCCGGGTCCAGCGCGCCGCCCCGGTCGGCACCGGCGCACAGCGCGGTGCGGAAACCGAGATAATCGGGCGCGAGCGGCAGCAACGCCGGAATGTCGTCCAGGCGCAGTGAACCGGCGAGCCCGGTCAGCAGGCGGTAACCGCGTG
This window contains:
- a CDS encoding formylmethanofuran dehydrogenase subunit A — protein: MLTKLAGGRIYDPANGRDGAVGDLFVRDGRIVADPGPSSAPDEVHDLTGRVVMAGAIDIHSHIAGGKVNIARLLMAEEHRAAAEGPCGCVGLATPSTHATGCRYAQMGYTAAFEPAMLPSNARHAHLEMADIPLIDTGGYLVLGNDDLLLELLASGAGEEAVADYVGFMLNATRSLAVKAVNPGGINAFKYNQRRLDVDENGPFHAITPRRILTALAGAVQRLGIPHPLHLHGFNLGVPGNVEATLDSIAAVDGLRLHLTHVQFHAYGMEGDRKFSSAAARVAEAVNRRPNISVDVGQIMFGQTVTASADTMAQMNNAGLAHPKKWVMMDIECDAGCGVVPFRYRDKAFVNALQWAIGLELFLLIEDPWRIFLTTDHPNGAPFTSYPELIRLLMDRDHRLARMAELHPALPEHTILGSLTREYSLGEIATMTRAAPARILGLTDRGHLGPRAVADITVYTDRPDRRAMFEKPDLVFKDGRLIVCDGVVVAVLQGRTHVVEPAYDPKIESWMARRFDERMGQRLTHFRIAEEEIRGGTGLIRHACQPGVF
- the fhcD gene encoding formylmethanofuran--tetrahydromethanopterin N-formyltransferase; the protein is MRLNGVHIEDTFAEAFPMLGTRLVITADTPDWVQAAVVSMTGFATSVIACGCEAALERVLPSDETPDSRPGAAVLLFAMSKAELAKQVARRVGQCVMTCPGTACYAGLREGTVIPLGNALRYFGDGWQIAKRVGGRRYWRIPVMDGEFLCEAATAAVDGVGGGNFIILAADRRAGLAAAQAAVLAIRELPGAILPFPGGVVRSGSKIGGKYKGMIASTNTAFCPTLRAAVPVSLVPEGVESILELVIDGVSEAAVAAAMRAGIAAVADLGAAGGVVSVTAGNYGGKLGRYQFRLHEVMA
- a CDS encoding formylmethanofuran dehydrogenase subunit C, producing the protein MSGIVLTIRDPAGPPIDMTGVLPERLAEGGREALAGLTLLRGRERHRLDALFALEDGGPTGVLILRPGGAVLDGVGTGMTTGELRVEGECGAYTGSAMRGGALNVVGNCGAFAAAEMSGGRLRIAGDAGDFLGAPLAGGTRGMSGGSVVVMGNAGDRVGERMRRGLIAVHGRVGSLCGARMIAGTIVVGAGCGPDAGQAMRRGSILLPREPEAVPSGFVDGGMNDWLFLKLMRKELIDGGAWPSGFPTAGTRARRLIGDRSAGGIGEVLVLADA
- a CDS encoding ABC transporter substrate-binding protein, with protein sequence MRRAAALLTIAAALLLGSPAWAADPLVVRIGYLTRAEEPRIPQTFLEPVSEDEGVQGARLAIADNNTTGRFLNQRFDLVEVTVPEDGRVEDAVRDLAGQGVRLLVADLKEDALLAAAAAPEAADMLIFNTRAPDDDLRNERCRANLLHVTPSRRMQADALAQYLASRKWMNWLLVVGRTPEDAAYADAIRAAAKRYRARIVEEKRWAFEDANRRVDTGHVTVQSEILTFTQGTEHDVLVVADEADGFGEYLLYQTWLPRPVVGTHGLVPTAWSRVHEQWGATQIHSRFERQAGRWMRPRDYTAWMAVRAVGEAATRTKSADPAALAAFVRGPDFTLPAFKGQGLTFREWDGQLRQPVLLAGPRVLVSVSPQPGYLHQFSELDTLGDDRPESRCRNR
- a CDS encoding PQQ-dependent catabolism-associated beta-propeller protein, translating into MSLTGGAARIGALALLGFAVAQPAQADTIFVSNEKSNTVSVVDGGKLQVVATIKVGRRPRGITFNEDMTRIFVCVGDDNRIDVIDVATQKVVDRLPSGPDPELFVLDPQGHRLYVANEDDNMVSVVDIASKKIIGEIQVGVEPEGMGVSPDGKILVNTSETTNMAHFIDTESHKIIDNVLVDARPRVAQFTGDGRFVWVSSEVGGTVSVIDAASRKLVHKISFAVQGVPRESIQPVGIQLTSDGQRAFVALGPANRVAEIDVKTYEVKRYHLVGQRVWNLALSPDEKRLYTTNGVSNDMSVMDLERGRVVKSISVGGAPWGVIVKP
- a CDS encoding ABC transporter ATP-binding protein, producing MDCFETAPPDPQARSGAAAAAPVLAVEGLSHSFGARATLDGVSFGVPAGRFTVLLGLNGAGKTTLFSLITRLYNTRQGSIRVFGADMRRHPAQALARIGVVFQQPTLDPDLTVIQNLRYHGGLHGLASVDIEARAGEELARIGLSERADERVRTLSGGQRRRVEIARALLHRPSLLLLDEPTVGLDIELRRQVLDHVHDLCRERGLAVLWATHLIDEARDGDGVVVLHHGRVLAAGRVEEVCAATGAATLGDAFARLTAKGTRE
- a CDS encoding ABC transporter permease, yielding MNATLHWRCLRAVIVREGLRFVHQRERFFAALVRPLVWLAIFAVGFRAVLGLSIIPPYETYILYEDYVTPGLVAMIQLFNGMQSSLSMVYDREMGSMKTLLVSPLPRWYLLVCKLLAGVLVSIAQVYVFLAIAWFWGVQPPELGYLAVLPALVLSGLMLGALGLLLSSFIRQLENFAGVMNFVIFPMFFASSALYPLWRIREGSPTLAWIAGINPFTQAVELIRFALYLQFNGPAFLAVAACLALFLGGAILAYDPGRGFWARRGGPAEQG